The Leucobacter sp. UCMA 4100 genome window below encodes:
- a CDS encoding Sir2 family NAD-dependent protein deacetylase: MQPATIATLAQVITDSRPVAILTGAGISTDSGIPDYRGAGTPPRTPMNIAEFMNDPLYRKRFWAGASVNARRGWNVSPNPGHFALAALEAQGYAEGVITQNVDGLHRDAGTKHLVELHGSGASIRCTSCTGRFSRAAVIDWFEQANPGYVESQEAAEIAPDGDAQVTGIEHLTVPVCPICTGVLRPEVVYFGETVPKPVFTAAADLVERAGALAVIGSSLAVNTGIRLVRIAEQRGVPLIVINRGPTAVDHKADLRIESGATEALGALVEALGVVPGEGFDAGTQAS, from the coding sequence ATGCAGCCAGCAACGATCGCCACACTTGCCCAGGTGATAACAGACTCGCGCCCCGTCGCGATCCTCACCGGCGCGGGCATCAGCACCGACTCGGGCATTCCCGACTACCGCGGCGCTGGTACCCCGCCCCGCACACCCATGAACATCGCCGAGTTCATGAATGACCCGCTGTACCGCAAGCGCTTTTGGGCAGGGGCGAGCGTGAACGCGAGGCGCGGCTGGAATGTCTCGCCAAACCCCGGCCACTTCGCGCTCGCAGCCCTCGAGGCGCAGGGCTACGCCGAGGGGGTCATCACGCAGAACGTCGACGGGTTGCACCGCGACGCAGGCACGAAGCACCTTGTCGAGTTGCACGGCAGTGGCGCTTCCATTCGTTGCACCTCGTGCACGGGCCGCTTCTCGCGAGCCGCCGTCATCGACTGGTTTGAGCAGGCGAACCCGGGGTACGTGGAGTCCCAAGAAGCCGCCGAGATCGCGCCCGACGGTGACGCTCAGGTGACCGGGATCGAGCACCTCACGGTGCCGGTCTGCCCCATCTGCACCGGGGTGCTGCGCCCCGAGGTCGTGTATTTCGGCGAGACCGTGCCGAAGCCCGTTTTTACCGCCGCAGCCGATCTCGTCGAACGCGCGGGGGCTCTCGCCGTCATCGGCTCATCGCTGGCGGTCAACACGGGCATTCGCCTCGTTCGCATTGCCGAGCAGCGCGGCGTACCCCTCATCGTCATCAACCGTGGCCCGACCGCGGTCGATCACAAGGCTGACCTCCGCATCGAGTCGGGCGCGACTGAGGCGTTAGGCGCACTTGTCGAGGCTCTCGGCGTTGTGCCGGGCGAAGGGTTCGACGCGGGCACGCAAGCTTCCTAA
- a CDS encoding alanine/glycine:cation symporter family protein translates to MLDTIQGFLDSASSVIWGPFVLIPLLFLTGLYLTIRLGGLQFIRLGAALNLGIIKRRDAGAKGDISQFQALTTALAATVGVGNIVGVAGAIGIGGPGALFWMWVTGLLGMASKYAEAFLGVRYRSADEHGERNGGPQYYLQKGIKGPVGKILAWAFTIFTVLACFGIGNMTQANAIAENAERSFGVDPFWVGIVLAVLTGLVLVGGIKSIGKVTAGFVPIMILLYVVAALYILFVNVGDVPAAFGQIFSEAFTGTAATGGFLGSVFIIAIQYGFARGIFSNESGMGSAAIAAASAQTSHPVRQGLVSMTQTFIDTIIVVTMTGLVIITTGTWSMVDPDTGEQISKALMTGEAFSHGLPGEWGHWIVTIGVIMFAYSTILGWSYYGERNAVRIFGRKATIPFRIIFSAVVFIGATTQLEVVWSFSDVMNGLMAIPNLIGLLILSGLIARETKAYIKFDPKLTATADQVAEHFKNDPAYLEWNTQEIALESRKETYLNTKRNAVIPS, encoded by the coding sequence GTGCTCGATACCATTCAGGGATTTCTTGACAGCGCAAGCTCTGTCATCTGGGGACCCTTTGTTCTGATTCCCCTCCTCTTTCTCACAGGCCTCTACCTCACAATTCGACTCGGAGGCCTCCAGTTTATTCGCTTGGGCGCTGCCCTAAACCTCGGCATCATCAAGCGCCGAGATGCCGGCGCGAAGGGTGACATTAGCCAGTTCCAGGCGCTCACAACCGCTCTCGCCGCAACCGTAGGCGTGGGCAACATCGTGGGCGTGGCCGGCGCAATCGGCATTGGCGGCCCAGGCGCCCTCTTCTGGATGTGGGTGACCGGCCTGCTCGGCATGGCCTCGAAGTACGCAGAGGCGTTTCTCGGCGTGCGTTACCGCTCGGCCGATGAACATGGCGAGCGCAACGGCGGCCCACAGTATTACCTCCAGAAGGGCATCAAGGGCCCCGTCGGCAAGATTCTTGCTTGGGCCTTCACCATCTTCACGGTGCTCGCCTGCTTCGGTATCGGCAACATGACCCAGGCTAATGCGATCGCTGAAAACGCAGAGCGCTCATTCGGCGTTGACCCCTTCTGGGTTGGCATCGTGCTCGCCGTGCTCACCGGGCTCGTACTCGTTGGCGGCATTAAGTCAATCGGCAAGGTGACCGCCGGCTTCGTTCCCATCATGATCCTGCTCTACGTGGTCGCCGCCCTCTACATCCTCTTCGTCAATGTCGGCGATGTTCCTGCCGCTTTCGGCCAGATCTTCTCAGAAGCCTTCACCGGAACGGCCGCAACTGGCGGCTTCCTCGGGTCAGTCTTCATCATTGCTATTCAGTACGGCTTTGCCCGCGGTATCTTCTCGAACGAGTCGGGCATGGGGTCGGCTGCAATCGCCGCGGCCTCGGCACAGACGAGCCACCCTGTACGCCAGGGCCTCGTCTCGATGACGCAGACCTTCATCGACACCATCATCGTGGTCACCATGACCGGCCTTGTGATCATCACGACCGGCACCTGGAGCATGGTCGATCCTGACACCGGAGAGCAAATCTCGAAGGCGCTCATGACCGGCGAGGCATTCTCGCACGGTCTCCCGGGCGAGTGGGGCCACTGGATCGTCACCATTGGCGTCATCATGTTCGCTTACTCGACGATTCTCGGTTGGTCGTACTACGGCGAACGAAACGCAGTGCGCATCTTCGGCCGTAAAGCTACGATTCCCTTCCGTATCATCTTCTCTGCCGTCGTGTTCATTGGCGCGACCACGCAGCTCGAGGTTGTCTGGTCATTCTCAGACGTCATGAACGGCCTCATGGCCATTCCGAACTTGATCGGTCTACTCATTCTCTCGGGTCTCATCGCCCGTGAGACGAAGGCGTACATCAAGTTCGACCCGAAGCTCACGGCCACCGCAGATCAGGTCGCCGAGCACTTCAAGAACGATCCTGCGTACCTCGAGTGGAACACGCAAGAGATCGCCCTTGAATCGCGCAAGGAAACGTACCTCAATACGAAACGAAACGCGGTAATCCCGAGCTAA
- a CDS encoding sensor histidine kinase: MTPHVELGVGILLGAIVVLFIVWATRVQQTRMTYTSADSAETLKVAKRILEEIDMFCLILDETGNPVYANHAAREYDGSTDLDRLLRQPRIQSTVFRVLATGEPYMRDPKRPDAPDAVSLRIAPLDDYHVVVFAADQGEAQRVHALRRDFIANMSHELKTPIAAIGLLSEAIGEASDDPAMVKNFAEKLGAESRRLGELSRDVIRLSEAQASLSKEARERIDLRELVVEQVEQHTELASGHGVSIVLEDNTRKPQETVIFGRRSAIGVAVANLITNAIAYSPEGGEVRVVIGDHDGAFAVSVSDDGPGIDPEFQSRIFERFFRVDEGRSRKLGGSGLGLSIVRNTMRAHGGDVTVRSVPGEGATFELSFPLALSATMRKKKKTQKNRVDRARQAGQATHVKESDA, translated from the coding sequence ATGACACCGCACGTAGAGCTTGGAGTAGGCATTCTCCTGGGTGCCATCGTCGTGCTCTTTATCGTCTGGGCGACGAGGGTGCAGCAAACCCGTATGACCTACACGAGCGCCGACAGTGCCGAAACGCTCAAGGTCGCGAAGCGCATTCTCGAAGAGATTGACATGTTTTGCCTCATTCTCGACGAGACCGGCAACCCCGTGTACGCGAATCACGCCGCGAGAGAGTATGACGGTTCGACCGACCTTGACCGGCTGCTGCGCCAACCACGCATTCAGTCGACGGTCTTTCGCGTGCTCGCGACCGGCGAACCCTACATGCGCGACCCGAAACGCCCCGATGCTCCCGACGCGGTGAGCCTGCGCATCGCGCCACTCGACGATTATCACGTTGTGGTGTTTGCGGCTGATCAGGGTGAGGCGCAGCGCGTGCACGCCCTGCGGCGTGACTTCATCGCGAACATGAGCCACGAGCTCAAAACCCCGATCGCGGCCATCGGTCTCCTTTCCGAAGCGATTGGCGAGGCCTCCGACGACCCGGCGATGGTGAAGAACTTCGCAGAGAAGCTCGGGGCCGAGAGCCGGCGCCTTGGCGAACTCTCGCGCGACGTGATCCGCCTCTCTGAGGCCCAGGCCTCGCTCTCAAAAGAGGCGCGCGAGCGCATCGACCTGCGCGAGCTCGTCGTCGAGCAGGTCGAGCAGCACACCGAACTCGCGAGCGGCCACGGTGTGAGCATTGTGCTTGAAGACAACACCCGTAAGCCGCAAGAAACCGTGATCTTCGGCCGCCGTTCTGCGATTGGCGTCGCCGTCGCAAACCTCATCACCAACGCGATCGCCTACTCTCCCGAGGGCGGCGAGGTGCGCGTGGTGATCGGCGACCACGACGGGGCCTTCGCGGTGAGCGTGAGCGACGACGGGCCCGGCATTGACCCGGAGTTTCAATCGCGCATTTTCGAGCGCTTCTTTCGCGTCGACGAGGGCCGAAGCCGCAAACTTGGCGGATCGGGTCTCGGGCTGAGCATCGTTCGCAACACCATGCGAGCGCACGGCGGCGACGTGACCGTGAGGTCGGTGCCCGGCGAGGGCGCGACCTTTGAACTGAGTTTTCCGCTCGCGCTTTCAGCGACGATGCGGAAGAAGAAAAAGACACAGAAGAATCGCGTCGATAGGGCGCGTCAAGCCGGACAGGCTACACACGTGAAGGAGAGTGACGCGTGA
- the pstS gene encoding phosphate ABC transporter substrate-binding protein PstS — protein MKLKTSLQIGALTVAALVGLTGCATNESTPDTDSDAKAPETSLSGSLVGAGASSQGEAQTAWIASFLEEQPDVTINYDPAGSGTGRENFQQGAASFAGSDRAFKLEEIEAGPFATCAADSGLVELPLYISPIAVIFNLDGVDSLNLDAETLAKIFVGDITKWNDPAIASQNEGTDLPDLAITPVHRSDKSGTTGNFTDYLGAAAADVWTHGSVEEWPVDGGEAAAQTSGLVSAVEGGNGTIGYADASRAGDLGTVSIKVGDEYVAYSPEAAAAVVDASPLEEGRSDADLAIALDRTTEAAGVYPIVLISYLIGCETYDDSAVAPLVKEYFSYAASEAGQKIAADNAGSAPISSELRTQIEKAIDTIK, from the coding sequence GTGAAACTCAAGACCTCACTGCAGATCGGCGCTCTGACCGTTGCAGCGCTCGTAGGGCTTACCGGCTGCGCAACGAACGAGTCGACTCCCGACACCGACAGCGACGCCAAGGCTCCCGAAACCTCACTCTCGGGGTCACTCGTCGGCGCGGGCGCTTCGTCACAGGGCGAGGCACAGACCGCCTGGATCGCCTCGTTCCTCGAGGAGCAGCCAGACGTCACGATCAACTACGACCCGGCTGGCTCGGGCACAGGCCGCGAAAACTTCCAGCAGGGCGCTGCATCATTCGCCGGCTCAGACCGCGCATTCAAGCTCGAAGAGATCGAGGCGGGTCCCTTCGCAACGTGTGCTGCCGACAGCGGCCTCGTCGAGCTGCCCCTCTACATCTCACCCATCGCCGTGATCTTCAACCTCGACGGTGTTGACTCGCTCAACCTCGACGCCGAGACCCTCGCGAAGATTTTCGTGGGCGACATTACGAAGTGGAACGACCCGGCAATCGCCTCGCAGAACGAGGGAACCGACCTTCCTGACCTCGCAATCACCCCGGTGCACCGCTCAGATAAGTCGGGCACGACCGGCAACTTCACCGACTACCTCGGTGCCGCGGCAGCCGACGTCTGGACTCACGGTTCAGTCGAGGAGTGGCCGGTAGACGGCGGCGAGGCAGCCGCACAGACCTCGGGTCTCGTGAGCGCGGTCGAGGGCGGCAACGGCACCATCGGTTACGCTGACGCATCGCGCGCTGGCGACCTCGGCACCGTAAGCATCAAGGTCGGTGACGAGTACGTTGCCTACTCACCCGAGGCAGCAGCCGCGGTTGTCGACGCATCACCGCTCGAAGAGGGCCGCAGCGATGCCGACCTCGCGATCGCTCTCGACCGCACCACCGAGGCAGCGGGCGTATACCCGATCGTGCTCATCAGCTACCTCATCGGTTGCGAAACCTACGATGACTCGGCTGTCGCACCCCTCGTGAAGGAGTACTTCTCGTACGCAGCGAGCGAGGCAGGCCAGAAGATCGCGGCCGACAACGCAGGCTCGGCACCGATCTCGAGCGAGCTTCGCACCCAGATCGAAAAGGCAATCGACACCATCAAGTAA
- the phoU gene encoding phosphate signaling complex protein PhoU encodes MRTVFQHELSELSDALVEVGELVQLAITDATTAFRNTDIELAEEVLTLGSRIDEKCRALDETAIDILARQAPVASDLKLVVTALRISSSLERMGDLALHIANLARYRFPERAIPKGLKKIFTEMGAIDVEIAGLLVQMLSEQHPALLTEIDELDDKVDNLHVRVFEKVLSDGMEDTASIVDATLASRYHERFGDHAVSIAQRIIELIPSE; translated from the coding sequence ATGCGCACCGTTTTTCAACACGAGCTCTCAGAGCTCAGTGACGCCCTCGTCGAAGTGGGTGAACTTGTACAGTTAGCGATCACCGACGCGACCACCGCGTTTCGCAACACTGATATCGAGCTCGCCGAAGAGGTGCTCACTCTTGGCTCGCGCATCGACGAGAAGTGCCGCGCGCTCGACGAGACCGCGATCGACATTCTCGCGAGGCAGGCCCCGGTCGCGAGCGATCTGAAGCTCGTGGTCACCGCGCTGCGCATCTCATCGTCCCTTGAGCGCATGGGTGACCTCGCGCTGCACATCGCGAACCTCGCCCGGTACCGCTTTCCTGAGCGAGCGATTCCGAAGGGCCTCAAAAAGATTTTCACCGAGATGGGCGCGATCGATGTCGAGATCGCGGGCCTGCTCGTACAGATGCTCAGCGAACAGCATCCGGCACTGCTCACCGAGATCGACGAGCTCGACGACAAGGTCGACAACCTGCACGTACGCGTCTTCGAGAAGGTGCTGAGCGACGGTATGGAAGACACCGCGAGCATCGTCGACGCGACCCTCGCGAGCCGTTACCACGAGCGCTTTGGCGACCACGCGGTGTCGATCGCGCAGCGCATCATCGAACTCATTCCTTCTGAATAA
- a CDS encoding NAD(P)/FAD-dependent oxidoreductase, with the protein MAETPPKQHVVIVGGGLIGLCSAHALLREGHTVTIVESDHPGAGAAIGNAGEITPQQVAPLASPNMVKDVVKGVFTPTHYLTIALSKIPYLAFWGLDFIFASGKKRMASGSAALAQFADGIFPSLDRLTEAGIDTTGQQRDGFLMTASDEDLLVGSHRAYQERAKKGWGTAPGPIMRGKELHEFEPALQPGITGGYLLPAERSLDPVTFVASLVEDLKKQGVDFKVGYKGDRLTADGRGIIAVDANGVEHTFSGDKVVVAAGAYTTPILRKSGVKHKKVVSGKGYSFSVPVETMPRHLIHSKDRNAVIIPMHERLRIVGMMEFDEKPDQFNKSRMEVLEKAARTVIKGADWDNKYEEWVGPRPMTSDGLPLLGAVKGRPNTIVATGHNMHGLSLGPITGEVVADLVAGRTPTSDGKPLDIAPFAVQR; encoded by the coding sequence ATGGCTGAAACGCCACCCAAACAGCATGTCGTCATCGTAGGCGGCGGTCTCATCGGTCTGTGCTCGGCTCACGCGCTGCTGCGCGAAGGCCACACCGTGACCATCGTTGAGAGCGACCACCCCGGTGCGGGCGCTGCGATCGGAAACGCGGGTGAGATCACCCCTCAGCAGGTAGCCCCACTCGCTTCACCCAACATGGTGAAAGATGTGGTCAAGGGCGTCTTTACCCCGACCCACTACCTCACGATCGCGCTCTCGAAGATTCCTTACCTGGCCTTCTGGGGCCTCGACTTCATCTTCGCCTCGGGCAAGAAGCGCATGGCCAGTGGTAGCGCTGCCCTCGCGCAGTTTGCCGACGGTATCTTCCCGTCGCTCGACCGCCTCACCGAGGCCGGCATCGACACGACCGGTCAGCAGCGTGACGGCTTCCTCATGACGGCGTCAGACGAAGATCTGCTCGTTGGTTCACACCGTGCCTATCAGGAGCGCGCAAAGAAGGGCTGGGGCACCGCACCCGGACCGATCATGCGCGGCAAGGAGCTGCACGAGTTCGAGCCGGCTCTCCAGCCTGGCATCACCGGCGGCTACCTGCTTCCCGCTGAGCGTTCACTCGACCCCGTCACCTTCGTGGCGAGCCTCGTCGAAGACCTCAAGAAGCAGGGTGTTGACTTCAAGGTTGGCTACAAGGGCGATCGCCTCACGGCCGATGGCCGCGGCATCATCGCCGTTGACGCCAACGGCGTCGAGCACACCTTCTCAGGCGACAAGGTCGTGGTCGCTGCAGGCGCCTACACCACCCCGATTCTGCGCAAGTCAGGCGTGAAGCACAAGAAGGTTGTTTCGGGCAAGGGCTACAGCTTCTCGGTTCCGGTCGAGACCATGCCCCGTCACCTCATCCACTCGAAGGACCGCAACGCCGTCATCATTCCGATGCACGAGCGTCTGCGCATCGTCGGCATGATGGAGTTCGACGAGAAGCCAGACCAGTTCAACAAGAGCCGCATGGAGGTTCTTGAGAAGGCTGCCCGCACCGTGATTAAGGGTGCCGACTGGGATAACAAGTACGAAGAGTGGGTTGGGCCTCGCCCGATGACCTCTGACGGTCTGCCCCTGCTCGGCGCGGTCAAGGGCCGCCCGAACACGATCGTCGCAACTGGCCACAACATGCACGGCCTCTCACTCGGCCCCATCACGGGCGAAGTGGTTGCCGACCTCGTTGCAGGCCGCACCCCGACCTCAGACGGCAAGCCGCTCGATATCGCACCGTTCGCGGTTCAGCGCTAG
- the pstC gene encoding phosphate ABC transporter permease subunit PstC — translation MTTVNTPKIPRRMGDRVFQGAAKAAGGAILVTLAAVALFLLANSLPAFTATNEDASILTTNFWSYVLPLIFGTVWVSILALALAAPVALGIALFITHYAPRRLAGMLGAVVDLLAAVPSVVFGLWGIGVLAPAIQPVYAWFTEHLGWIPIFQGPVSGTGRTILTAAIVLAVMVLPIMTALNREVFLQTPKLTEEAAYGLGATKWETIRMAVIPFGRSGIISAAMLGLGRALGETMAVAMVLSATGTVTFNLLTSQNPSTIAANIALTFPEAYQTNINVLIATGMILFIVTFAVNAAARWVVRRLSVD, via the coding sequence ATGACAACCGTGAATACCCCGAAGATTCCGCGCCGCATGGGCGACCGGGTCTTCCAAGGAGCGGCGAAGGCCGCGGGAGGTGCGATTCTCGTCACCCTCGCCGCAGTAGCGCTGTTCCTCCTCGCGAATAGCCTGCCGGCATTCACTGCCACCAATGAGGACGCTTCGATCCTCACCACAAATTTCTGGAGCTACGTACTCCCCCTCATCTTCGGCACGGTCTGGGTCTCGATTCTCGCCCTCGCTCTCGCCGCCCCCGTCGCGCTCGGCATCGCGCTGTTCATCACGCACTACGCCCCGCGCCGCCTCGCCGGCATGCTCGGCGCCGTGGTCGATCTGCTTGCCGCGGTTCCCTCGGTCGTCTTCGGCCTGTGGGGCATCGGCGTTCTCGCACCCGCGATTCAACCGGTCTATGCGTGGTTCACCGAACACCTCGGGTGGATCCCCATTTTCCAAGGCCCGGTCTCTGGCACCGGGCGCACCATTCTTACCGCGGCAATCGTTCTCGCCGTCATGGTGCTTCCCATCATGACCGCCCTCAACCGCGAGGTCTTTCTGCAAACCCCGAAGCTCACTGAAGAGGCCGCTTACGGCCTCGGTGCGACGAAGTGGGAAACCATTCGCATGGCCGTCATTCCGTTTGGCCGCTCTGGCATCATCTCAGCGGCGATGCTCGGTCTCGGCCGCGCGCTCGGCGAGACGATGGCCGTCGCCATGGTGCTCTCGGCAACCGGCACCGTCACGTTCAACCTGCTCACCTCGCAGAACCCATCGACGATCGCAGCGAACATCGCGCTCACGTTTCCCGAGGCTTACCAAACCAACATCAACGTTCTTATCGCGACCGGCATGATCTTGTTCATCGTGACCTTCGCGGTCAACGCGGCCGCTCGCTGGGTCGTGAGGAGGCTTTCAGTTGACTAA
- a CDS encoding response regulator transcription factor translates to MTARILLVEDEDSIADPLAFLLEREGYRVRIARDGRAALEEFAKDTFDLVLLDLMLPFVPGTEVCREIRQTSQVPIIMLTAKDTEIDIVVGLELGADDYITKPYSSRELLARVRAMLRRSDTPRPESVEAEPLDDSVIEGHGIALDTERHEVHVRGERTQMPLREFELLSLLMRNQGRVLTRGQLIDRVWGSDYFGDTKTLDVHIKRIRARIEENPKQPQIVHTVRGVGYRFG, encoded by the coding sequence GTGACCGCACGCATCTTGCTCGTCGAAGACGAAGATTCGATCGCCGACCCGCTCGCGTTCTTGCTCGAACGCGAGGGCTACCGCGTACGTATTGCTCGAGACGGGCGAGCCGCTCTCGAGGAGTTCGCGAAAGACACGTTTGATCTCGTGCTGCTTGACCTCATGCTGCCCTTCGTGCCGGGCACCGAGGTCTGTCGCGAGATCCGCCAGACCTCGCAGGTGCCCATCATCATGCTCACGGCCAAAGACACCGAGATTGACATCGTGGTGGGGCTTGAACTCGGTGCCGACGACTACATTACGAAGCCCTACTCGTCGCGCGAGCTACTCGCACGCGTTCGGGCAATGCTGCGACGCAGCGACACGCCGCGACCCGAGAGTGTCGAGGCAGAGCCACTCGACGACAGCGTGATCGAGGGCCACGGCATCGCGCTCGACACCGAACGACACGAGGTGCACGTGCGCGGTGAGCGCACCCAGATGCCCCTGCGCGAGTTCGAATTACTGAGCCTGCTCATGCGCAACCAGGGCCGCGTGCTCACCCGCGGGCAGCTCATTGATCGGGTCTGGGGAAGTGACTATTTCGGTGACACGAAGACCCTCGACGTGCACATTAAACGCATTCGCGCACGCATCGAAGAAAACCCAAAACAACCGCAGATCGTGCACACGGTTCGAGGTGTCGGTTACCGTTTCGGATGA
- a CDS encoding amidohydrolase family protein, with protein sequence MGAEGFNTGGFRDWHVHLELMRPEPSPVTRVLDLGSNVERLRGIADGLRGVTVSYAGAFITAPGGYPSDRSWAGPGSVIEVDGAAAAREAALSMREAGASVFKVAMNSVAGPAASSDVVRAVVAAAAGLPVVAHAEGPGEAQRARECGATMLAHTPFTERLDDAEIAAQAEHVVWISTLDIHGWGTPDDEFGIAVDNLRRFHRAGGVVRYGTDMGNGPTVAGFNTREIAALAECGLSRAEILATLTPAAPAQGGPVVFVPGSPERPDVAAAVLVDTAAH encoded by the coding sequence GTGGGCGCTGAGGGTTTTAACACCGGCGGGTTTCGCGATTGGCACGTGCACCTCGAGCTCATGCGGCCCGAGCCCTCGCCCGTCACGCGCGTGCTCGATCTCGGCTCGAACGTTGAGCGGCTGCGCGGCATTGCTGACGGACTGAGGGGAGTCACGGTGTCGTATGCCGGCGCTTTCATTACCGCGCCCGGCGGCTACCCCTCTGACCGTTCGTGGGCCGGCCCCGGCAGCGTGATCGAGGTCGATGGGGCAGCGGCCGCACGCGAGGCCGCGCTCAGTATGCGTGAGGCTGGGGCGAGCGTGTTCAAGGTCGCGATGAATAGCGTCGCTGGGCCGGCGGCTTCGAGCGACGTCGTGCGCGCCGTCGTTGCGGCCGCGGCGGGGCTTCCGGTGGTCGCGCACGCCGAGGGGCCCGGTGAGGCGCAGCGGGCACGGGAGTGCGGTGCGACGATGCTCGCCCACACGCCGTTTACCGAGCGTCTCGATGACGCCGAGATCGCGGCGCAGGCCGAACATGTGGTGTGGATCTCGACGCTCGATATTCATGGCTGGGGAACCCCCGACGACGAGTTTGGCATCGCGGTCGATAACCTTCGACGCTTTCACCGCGCGGGTGGGGTGGTGCGCTACGGCACTGATATGGGCAACGGGCCGACGGTCGCGGGGTTCAACACCCGTGAGATCGCGGCTCTTGCCGAGTGCGGGCTCTCTCGCGCCGAGATTCTTGCGACGCTTACGCCCGCGGCACCCGCGCAGGGCGGCCCGGTCGTCTTCGTGCCGGGCTCGCCGGAGCGCCCCGACGTTGCCGCGGCTGTGCTCGTTGATACGGCTGCGCATTGA
- the kynA gene encoding tryptophan 2,3-dioxygenase: MSVEKNTRKLEEGIVTDLRDKMTYGSYLGLDALLSAQHPVSSPEHHDELLFIIQHQTSELWLKLILHELRASREFLKSDNLRSALKPLARVKHIQEVLIQQWSVLATLTPSEYAEFRDSLGNSSGFQSVQYRAIEFALGNKNAKMLRVFEAEPENHALLAAELAAPTLYDEFLRYLSRRGLPVPSEILERDVTEAYEHNDGLVDVFRTIYENHEEHWDLYEACEELVDIEDNFQFWRFRHLRVVTRTIGMKTGTGGSSGVDFLQRALSLTFFPELFAVRTEVGKG; encoded by the coding sequence ATGAGTGTCGAAAAGAATACCCGCAAGCTTGAAGAAGGCATCGTCACCGATCTGCGTGACAAGATGACATACGGCTCGTACCTTGGGCTCGATGCGCTCCTTTCAGCGCAGCACCCCGTGAGTAGCCCTGAGCACCACGACGAACTCCTGTTCATCATTCAGCACCAGACCTCTGAGCTGTGGCTCAAGCTCATTCTGCACGAACTGCGGGCCTCGCGGGAATTCTTGAAGAGCGACAACCTGCGCTCGGCGCTCAAGCCGCTCGCGAGGGTGAAGCACATTCAAGAGGTGCTCATTCAGCAGTGGTCGGTGCTCGCGACGCTCACGCCTTCTGAGTACGCAGAGTTTCGCGACTCGCTCGGCAACTCGTCGGGCTTTCAGTCGGTGCAGTACCGCGCGATTGAGTTTGCGCTCGGCAACAAGAACGCGAAGATGCTCAGGGTGTTCGAGGCCGAGCCAGAGAACCATGCCTTGCTCGCCGCCGAGCTTGCCGCGCCAACGCTCTACGACGAGTTCTTGCGGTACCTCAGCCGTCGCGGCTTGCCCGTGCCGAGCGAGATTCTCGAGCGTGACGTGACCGAGGCGTATGAGCACAACGACGGGCTCGTTGACGTATTTCGCACGATCTATGAGAACCACGAAGAGCACTGGGATCTGTATGAGGCGTGCGAAGAGCTCGTCGACATTGAAGACAACTTCCAGTTTTGGCGCTTCAGGCACCTGCGCGTTGTGACCCGCACGATCGGCATGAAGACGGGAACGGGCGGATCATCGGGCGTCGATTTCTTGCAGCGCGCACTGAGCCTCACCTTCTTTCCCGAGCTGTTTGCCGTTCGCACCGAGGTCGGTAAAGGGTAG